In Polaribacter sp. Hel_I_88, the following proteins share a genomic window:
- a CDS encoding LytTR family DNA-binding domain-containing protein: MKCIIIDDEKMARVITSTLCNQISDLIVVEEFSNAIQAIKFLNENSVDLIFLDIHMPDFNGLDFIKTLKDPPKIILTTSDPQFAIEAFEYDFIIDYLLKPLELTRFKKAIDKAERKSITKASTTSKTTKESDNDFYVNIDRRLIKIDLPSIYLIEAKGDYINIKTEDKNYTVHSTLKKIEEKLPESLFLKVHRSYIINIKKIIDIEDNSVLIKRDVVPVSRSKRPELMKRLDLL; encoded by the coding sequence ATGAAATGTATCATTATTGATGATGAAAAAATGGCAAGAGTTATCACTAGCACTCTTTGCAATCAAATTTCAGATCTTATTGTTGTAGAAGAATTTAGCAATGCAATACAAGCTATCAAGTTTTTAAACGAAAATAGTGTAGATTTAATTTTTTTAGATATTCATATGCCAGATTTTAACGGTTTAGATTTTATAAAAACGTTAAAAGATCCACCAAAAATTATCTTAACTACTTCAGATCCTCAATTTGCTATAGAAGCTTTTGAATATGATTTTATTATAGATTATTTATTAAAACCTTTAGAGCTAACTCGTTTTAAAAAAGCGATAGATAAAGCCGAGAGAAAGTCAATAACAAAAGCATCTACTACTTCAAAAACTACAAAAGAAAGTGATAACGATTTTTATGTAAACATAGATAGACGACTTATTAAAATCGATTTACCATCCATCTATTTAATTGAAGCAAAAGGAGATTACATCAACATAAAAACAGAAGATAAAAATTACACAGTACATTCTACGCTTAAAAAAATAGAGGAAAAATTACCAGAATCTTTATTTTTAAAAGTGCATCGTTCTTATATTATTAATATCAAAAAAATTATTGATATAGAAGATAATAGTGTGTTGATTAAGAGAGATGTAGTTCCTGTAAGTAGATCAAAAAGACCAGAATTAATGAAACG
- a CDS encoding ATP-binding protein, which yields MSQNKTDILERALKRQKNARKEAEKILEHKSLELYNTSQELKQVNEKLGNLLKEKTSILKGIFRNINDAYLVIDLKGNVLKMNKKAQELFGYNLKNESLNTAKLFFKEDYSYAYESFQKLIKTGHFLDYASRVITKNNEVKWVNINASIIYDKFNKPIAAQGIIKDVTLEREKKRILDLINNTAKSILGKEDIFEIATEISQTIANYLETEDCVIYLLNKEKNVLEEIARFSSDEIKSRKPNNRIVIPLNKGIIGQVAKTGISEIVNDTSKDTRYFLDDAYRLSEITVPIISGGEVIAVIDSEYKHKNYFTEEHKKTIENIASLVSVQLKSAINLREIKKVQLKNKELLDKLAKSNEELNEYAHIVSHDLKSPLRSIAALTTWIKIDNQDKFDATSLQNFDAIDLTLETMETLISDILRYSSLDSISEEIKEVDLNFLIKDLNHVLFIPDNISINVLHKLPIVKGDKIKYQQIFQNLIGNAIKFNDKEKGIINIDVEDQNSFYKFSISDNGIGIEKKYFEKIFKIFQSLKVAQNSSGIGLSIVKKIVDIYKGEIWLESEIHKGTTFYFTIKKNLL from the coding sequence ATGAGTCAGAACAAAACTGATATATTAGAAAGAGCTTTAAAGCGTCAAAAAAATGCTCGAAAAGAAGCAGAAAAAATACTTGAACATAAGTCTTTAGAATTATATAATACTTCTCAAGAATTAAAACAAGTTAATGAAAAACTTGGCAACCTTTTAAAGGAAAAAACATCTATACTTAAAGGTATTTTTAGGAATATTAATGATGCTTACCTTGTTATAGATTTGAAAGGTAATGTCTTAAAAATGAATAAAAAAGCTCAAGAGTTATTTGGATATAATTTAAAAAACGAAAGTTTAAATACGGCAAAACTCTTTTTTAAGGAAGACTACTCTTATGCATATGAATCATTTCAAAAGCTTATAAAAACTGGACATTTTTTAGATTACGCTTCAAGGGTTATTACTAAAAATAATGAAGTAAAATGGGTAAATATTAATGCCAGTATTATCTACGATAAATTTAATAAACCTATAGCAGCACAGGGTATTATTAAAGATGTTACCTTAGAGAGAGAGAAAAAACGAATATTAGATTTAATAAACAATACTGCAAAATCTATCTTAGGAAAAGAAGATATATTTGAAATTGCTACAGAAATTTCTCAAACAATTGCAAACTATTTAGAAACTGAAGATTGTGTAATTTATCTATTAAATAAAGAAAAAAACGTTTTAGAAGAAATTGCAAGGTTTAGCAGCGATGAAATTAAAAGTAGAAAACCTAACAACAGAATAGTAATTCCTTTAAATAAGGGAATTATCGGTCAAGTTGCAAAAACAGGTATATCCGAAATTGTAAATGATACAAGTAAAGACACTAGATATTTTTTAGATGATGCTTATAGATTGTCGGAAATAACAGTGCCAATTATTAGTGGTGGAGAAGTAATTGCTGTTATAGACTCAGAATATAAACATAAAAATTACTTTACAGAAGAACACAAAAAAACAATTGAAAATATAGCGAGTTTAGTATCTGTTCAATTAAAAAGTGCTATTAATTTAAGAGAAATTAAAAAAGTACAATTAAAAAATAAAGAACTTTTAGACAAATTAGCTAAAAGTAACGAAGAGTTAAATGAATATGCACATATTGTTTCTCACGATTTAAAATCGCCTTTAAGAAGTATTGCAGCCTTAACAACTTGGATTAAAATAGATAATCAAGATAAATTTGATGCCACAAGTTTGCAAAATTTTGATGCTATAGACCTCACTTTAGAAACTATGGAAACTCTTATTTCAGATATTTTGAGATACTCTAGTTTAGACTCTATTTCAGAAGAAATTAAAGAAGTAGATTTAAATTTTTTGATTAAAGATTTAAATCACGTTTTGTTTATACCAGATAATATTAGCATTAATGTTTTACATAAGTTACCCATTGTAAAAGGCGATAAAATAAAATACCAACAAATTTTTCAAAACCTAATTGGAAATGCTATTAAATTTAATGACAAAGAAAAAGGCATTATCAATATTGATGTTGAAGATCAAAATTCTTTTTACAAATTTTCTATAAGTGATAATGGAATTGGTATTGAAAAAAAATATTTTGAGAAAATTTTTAAAATATTTCAATCTTTAAAAGTGGCACAAAACTCATCAGGAATAGGTTTATCTATCGTAAAAAAAATTGTAGATATCTATAAAGGAGAAATATGGCTAGAATCTGAAATACATAAAGGAACTACCTTTTATTTTACAATTAAAAAGAATCTTTTATAA